From the genome of Lentimonas sp. CC4, one region includes:
- a CDS encoding phosphoglycerate mutase family protein, translating to MKTKLRFLLLAMMACASMATSVCEAGLKIYYIRHAEGGHNVRKAWEAKGIPQSEWPAYVGNPDMFTPKGNQEVLAATEKLKAYKFDFIASSPLWRARNTILPYMEITGSKGEVWPELREGTGMKAILSKDIPDVQEDILNKGEPILLPEREKLFFKLREGATNNYGKYPRGSDDNVKVAYMKHASLHAIDVIKRRFGGSEKSILLAGHNSAGVSLLKLLLQGNPEISGGLENTGIWMVEQQEDGSFKLKMYNSVPIGVGPANADGDVSVRFHDVQADLSDAKISGLTASDSDVKITKVEDGLDIVYSFSIKNQDLDGVGGSNDSLAWDIRYKGYVDGDIILNGNDSAVKLGEKAQVYSSDEYFGVSNKRYVDEEDSIQFSVENVELSSDGGATVQFNGFDGLYGSDDSYVFGVGKDGLTSRVTEDDGNFTFAPMKVLTVSCPDDKFRVRDLRGSFTVSRSVHFRPKGADALAKKVAAVIEDDLQTLKK from the coding sequence ATGAAAACCAAACTACGATTTCTTCTATTAGCTATGATGGCGTGCGCGTCGATGGCGACGAGCGTTTGTGAAGCAGGGCTGAAGATCTATTACATCCGCCATGCCGAGGGCGGGCATAATGTGAGAAAAGCTTGGGAAGCGAAGGGAATCCCACAGTCGGAATGGCCTGCGTATGTGGGGAATCCTGATATGTTCACCCCGAAAGGGAATCAAGAGGTGCTTGCAGCTACGGAAAAGCTCAAGGCCTATAAGTTTGATTTTATCGCCAGCAGTCCCTTGTGGAGAGCGCGTAATACGATCCTTCCATACATGGAGATCACTGGTAGCAAGGGTGAAGTCTGGCCTGAGCTCAGGGAAGGCACTGGAATGAAAGCCATCTTGTCGAAAGACATCCCAGATGTGCAGGAAGATATACTTAATAAGGGAGAGCCCATTCTTCTTCCAGAGAGGGAAAAGCTGTTTTTCAAGCTGCGCGAGGGTGCCACCAATAACTACGGCAAATACCCTCGGGGAAGTGATGATAATGTGAAAGTCGCTTACATGAAGCACGCCTCACTGCACGCGATAGATGTTATTAAAAGACGTTTTGGAGGCTCTGAAAAATCGATCCTTCTGGCTGGGCATAATAGCGCGGGAGTTTCGCTCTTAAAGTTACTTCTCCAAGGTAACCCAGAAATCAGTGGAGGGTTGGAAAATACGGGGATCTGGATGGTGGAACAGCAGGAGGACGGAAGTTTTAAACTGAAAATGTATAACTCCGTTCCCATTGGGGTCGGCCCCGCCAACGCTGACGGAGATGTTTCTGTCAGGTTTCATGATGTGCAAGCTGATTTGTCAGATGCAAAAATCAGTGGTCTGACTGCTAGTGACTCGGATGTAAAAATTACTAAGGTGGAGGACGGATTGGACATTGTTTATTCGTTCTCCATTAAAAATCAGGATCTGGATGGAGTCGGTGGCTCAAATGATTCACTTGCGTGGGACATCCGGTATAAGGGGTATGTTGACGGTGACATTATACTTAATGGTAATGACTCCGCAGTGAAGCTTGGCGAGAAAGCTCAAGTGTATTCCAGTGATGAATACTTCGGGGTCTCAAACAAACGATATGTGGACGAGGAAGACTCGATCCAGTTTTCGGTGGAGAATGTGGAGTTGAGTTCGGATGGCGGCGCGACGGTTCAGTTCAATGGCTTTGACGGTTTATACGGATCGGATGATTCCTATGTATTTGGAGTTGGCAAAGATGGGTTAACTTCTCGAGTCACAGAGGATGATGGCAATTTCACCTTTGCTCCGATGAAGGTGCTCACTGTGTCCTGTCCTGATGATAAGTTCAGGGTTCGAGACTTGAGGGGCTCTTTTACGGTTTCCCGTAGTGTTCACTTCAGGCCTAAGGGGGCGGACGCGCTCGCTAAAAAAGTGGCCGCTGTGATCGAAGATGACCTTCAAACTCTAAAGAAATAA